The Citrus sinensis cultivar Valencia sweet orange chromosome 4, DVS_A1.0, whole genome shotgun sequence DNA segment AATTAACAAGGTCTATGTCTTGGTTTTGACTGAAGACTTCCTTTTGTTGGCTTAGGGTGGTATGATGTGATAGTGCTTCCGGTGAACGAGTGCAAGTGGTCATTTAAGGAGGGTGACGTTGCTGTTCTTTCAACCCCAAGACCTGGTTCAGGTATGATAAGTGATATTGAGGCCTTTTTACTTCTAAGCTTCATCTCTTATAACTTCGCTCATGTTGCCAAGCAGTTAGGGGCAAGAGGAACCATTCCTTGGCAGCAGAAGATGATGAGGAAGCTGAGGTATCCGGGCGTGTAGCTGGTACTGTAAGACGACATTTTCCTGTTGATGCTCGTGATCCTCCCGGGgcaattcttcatttttatgttGGGGACTCATATGATCCTAGCAGCAGGTTATTTCAGAAATCTTGATTGTTTACTGGTTTGGTGTGGACGCTTTTGAATGGGAACTCTGTGATTTGTCCAGAAAAATGTATAATCGTTGCTAAATATTcccaaatacaaattttctctctcacttTCTAATTGTAACATTATCTTTTTCAGCATGGACGATGATGATCATATTCTGAGGAAACTGCAGCCAAAAGGCATTTGGTATCTGACTATGCTTGGTTCCCTTGCAACCACTCAACGAGAGTATGTTGCCTTGCATGCATTTTGTCGTCTCAATTCACAGGTAGCTGCTGGTTCTTTGTTCTGTACGAGTAAAACTTATTTGTTTTAGCTCATAATGCCTCTTTTTTAATGGAATTAATATTATCTCTGTCTGTAGATGCAAACTGCAATCCTTAAGCCCAGTCCAGAGCACTTTCCAAAATATGAGCATCAGACCCCTACCATGCCTGAATGCTtcacacaaaattttattgatcatTTGCATAGAACCTTTAATGGACCCCAGCTTGCAGCAATCCAATGGGCTGCAATACATACTGCTGCCGGCACCAGCAGTGGAATGACTAAGAGTCCATGGCCTTTCACTCTTGTTCAAGGGCCACCAGGAACAGGTAAGACGCACACTGTGTGGGGAATGCTAAATGTCATCCATCTGGTACAGTATCAGCACTACTATAATTCTTTGCTAAAGAAACTTGCGCCTGAGAGCTACAAGCAGCCTAATGAAAGTAATTCTGACAATGTTAGTATGGGATCAATTGATGAAGTTCTTCAGAATATGGACCAGAATCTTTTACGTACCCTTCCAAAACTTTGCCCAAAGCCCAGAATGTTAGTTTGTGCTCCTTCTAATGCTGCAACTGATGAACTTCTTACGCGTGTTCTTGATCGTGGATTTATTGATGGTGAGATGAAAGTTTACAGGCCAGATGTGGCTCGAGTTGGTGTGGATTCACAGACACGGGCAGCACAGGCAGTGTCCGTTGAGCGGAGAACAGAACAGCTTTTAGTTAAGAGCCGGGAAGAAGTTATAGGATGGATGCACAATTTAAAAGGGCGTGAAGCTGTATTGTCTCAGCAAATAGCTAATCTTCAAAGGGAACTTAATGCTGCAGCATTTGCTGTTCGTTCGCAAGGATCTGTAGGTGTCGATCCTGATGTTCTTATGGCTCGTGACCAGAACCGGGACACATTGTTGCAGAAccttgctgctgctgttgaaAACAGGGATAAAGTTCTAGTTGAGATGTCTCGCTTCCACATTTTAGAAGGTAGATTCCGTCCTGGTAGCAACTTCAATTTGGAAGAAGCCCGTGCTAGTCTTGAGGCAAGTTTTGCCAACGAGGCTGAGATAGTTTTCACAACTGTCTCAAGCAGTGGTCGCAAATTGTTCTCTCGTCTTACTCATGGTTTTGATATGGTGGTCATTGATGAGGCAGCCCAAGCTAGCGAAGTGGGTGTTCTTCCTCCCCTTTCTCTTGGTGCAGCACGATGCGTTCTGGTGGGGGATCCTCAGCAGCTCCCTGCAACAGTTATCAGCAAGGCAGCCGGCACCTTGATGTACAGTAGGAGTCTTTTTGAGAGGTTCCAGCAAGCTGGATGCCCGGCGATGTTATTATCTGTACAGTATAGGATGCATCCTCATATCAGGGATTTTCCTTCAAGGCACTTCTACCAGGGACGTCTTACAGACAGTGAAAGTGTTATTAATTTACCCGATGAGGTATACTACAAGGATCCCGTACTTAGGCCTTATGTATTTTTTGATGTCATTCATGGGAGGGAGTCCCATAGAGGTGGATCTGTTTCTTATCAAAACGTTGATGAAGCAAAATTTGGTGTTTGCTTGTATGAGCATCTTCAGAAAACTCTGAAGTCTATGGGTTTGGGGAAAGTCACTGTAGGCATCATTACACCATACAAGCTGCAATTGAAATGCCTTCAACATGAGTTCCGTAATGTTTTAAATTcagaagaaggaaaagatttatatattaatactGTAGATGCTTTCCAAGGCCAAGAGCGTGATGTAATTATCATGTCTTGCGTGCGAGCATCAAATCATGGGGTTGGCTTTGTTGCAGATATTCGACGTATGAATGTTGCTCTTACTCGTGCAAGAAGAGCTCTTTGGGTATGGttgaacttttcttttttttttttttttgccccaaTCCTCTGTGACTTATTTTGTTATGCACCAACTTATCCACCCGTGTAAATGGCTTTGACTTGAGGcttataacttaaaatattggACTTGGAATTATAACAGGTTATGGGAAATGCTGGTGCTCTCACACAATCTGATGATTGGGCTGCATTGATTGCTGATTCCAAAGCAAGGAATTGTTATATGGACATGGACTCCCTCCCTAAAGAGTTTTCTGTAGCACTAGCAGCAAAGGCACCAGGTTATGGTCCATTGCAGGGCAAGATTCCTCATAATGCAAGGGGCTTGAGATCTGCTGGGCAAAGACATCGATCATTCGATATGAATATGGAGTCCAGGTCTGGAACACCATCAGAAGATGATGAGAAGGTATCTAGAAATGGAAATTACCGCCCCTTTAAGCCACCATTGGAGAATTCCTTGGATGATTTTGATCAATCAGGTGAAAAATATAGAGATGCTTGGCAACATGGCATACAGAAGAAGCAAAGTTCTGGTGGGGTTATGACAAAGAGAGAGTTTTAGCCGTTCCCAGGATCTTTTTGTGGTGTGGGAACTTGGCACCAGAAGGGCTCTCCAAGGCTTGAGGACTTGGTGGATGCTTTCTGGTGGGTGGGTTTGTACTATACCCTGACACTTACAGGCTCCGAAGGTAAGGATTGCTTCATCTTAAGTGTTCTTGTGTGTTTTGCTATTTGGACATTCATTTCAATGATCCGAATGTGTTATGTATATAATACAGGAATTGAATTGTCGCATCAAGTTTGCGGATCTCCCAACAGCACTAGGGTAATGGATCTGTGTAAGAATATTCTTATACGTAGGCATACATAATCttcttgattttgattttgtaaattacatcTGATgagaaaaaattcattaatttacatttttttgaaAGTGATTCTTTTCAATGCAAAATGTGTTTTGATTAAACCATTCATACACCTTGTGCAGGAGGGAGCCAGTCGATGTAAAGATGTCGATTGGGCTGCTTTTTCCTGCACAAGTTGAtgcttttgaattattatttacattctAGCTATTATCTATATTACAATGTCCCAGGAGTCTTCTGGAAAATCTGCTCCAACAATGGTGAGATTTTAAGCTTTTGTTGAATTGCTTCTTCTACTGtaggattaaaattttacgAACTGATTACAGAATACACCATTCAAATGTACTTTATATGTATCATTTTTCTGCATTGCGACTCTCAGGGATTGTTGAGAAGATATTCTTGACAAATAATGGCATAGTAATGATATAGCATATGAATGAGTTTTCAAGAATCATGCTGATGTTTGTGCCACCAGCACCAGGCAGTTGAAAattgaaagttgaaatttcattttcattgcaATGAAATGATAATGAAGTACTCTTGAGAAAAATTGGAAAAGTTGGATGCATGGGCGTACCTTTATCCAAAAGTTGAGAGGAATTCTCACTTGTATAATATCAATCGGTCCcctttttgttatattatttatacttaattatttttcttactaATTCATCCAGCTTGAATTCACTACAGATTCATGACCTCTAAATTGTTCAATTTTAAGCTCTTCAATTGTATTTTAGGAGTCTTCACTGCATGTCTTCTTATCCCCAGTGAATTCAGTCCTTATGTTGGTGTAAAAGTTTGACCTACCATTTACTGTGGTGTAAAGGGCATTTTTAGCCCGATAAAGGCCCTTATATCGACGTTAAAGAGTGTTCGCATTTGAGCATTTATATAAGTTGTACTTCTCTAGTctcttaaaatataatatatgtaataCAAAATGTTTTGAATGAAATATAgcaaaaagtttgaaaaaagtaataaaaaatttggtgtACGCACCCGATTTCTAAGGAACATTTGTACAAATATACGAATCTGCTATTGCCCCCTATATacgaataaaaaaaaattaagtgaaaaacattaataaaaaaattaattaaaaaaaaaaaacgtttgTACTTCTATATATCACTGTTGTGACCGCGTCGCCGCGGTaatcagatttgatcaatcCCCTCTATGACGATGATCACCATAAAATATCAATCATCGAGAAGCTTACAATCGATCATCTGGAAAGTTATCTGCTTTCCACCAATATCGTATAACCCACGATGTAATTTTGCTGGGCCGTCGTTTCAATAAGTGACAATTTCATGTGTTGACCATTGATTATAGTCGGATTCACAGCCATGCAAAATGCATCCAGCCCCGCTTGATAAAACATGCGGAGATGTGATCCCACAATAAAGTTAGAGCCCATAATAAAGGCAGACTGATTCTTAGCTTATGTGGAATTGCATTTACTGGATACCTTAAAAATCGGTATTTTAAACGGAATAAcatctagggatggcaaattAATCCGGATTCGGATCGGATCCGGATTAATCCGGATAAATCGGTCCGGATTTAACCCTCACCGGAGGATAATATAATGCGGATCCGGAAAGAATAATTTGAACTCGGATATATTCCGGTTCGGATCCGGTTTTATCTTAACCCGGATGTCtgaaacccggacccggataatttaagtataaaacaaaagaaaaaccctAATGCCTTAAGTCTTAACCTACTGCAGCCGCTTCTTTCTTCtccaatttctctttctttcttctccatCTTCTCTTTTCATTAAAACCCACTGCAGctgctttctttcttctccaatttctctttcattcACTTAAATGACTTGGAAAAATCTTTGTA contains these protein-coding regions:
- the LOC102607966 gene encoding uncharacterized ATP-dependent helicase C29A10.10c — its product is MGSRGKLLFDLNEPPAEDDEENDRIFSSQPQKALPSANPHTSELFVASAAPQGIINNNAFSHAPSVSGFQPFNRAKAAQGHGVEVEPKKAEDQNRRVASSSSKPGNGEDIKAASSSVPGSENAAADEREEGEWSDAEGSVDAYASNLLNEQGKASQGQGVSEVVDTATGVDIKVPESSQDGSNSHGVLGSDQDPSDQKRNRSRHSEANIKGEKSVDGQEEPCLLPKQREIKGTEASHTTKGANNLGKRKIDQQKEAMLGKKRNRQTVFLNLEDVKQAGSLKTSTPRRQNPPVVTRTVKEARTIPSPAERGGEKQSQAINKDQKQYDVSSCNEGGTSVEALEPKPECNGDMNFGLPGRPRRPNSSSDFPAEASQPPIPRHSSWKQPADTRQLKNSQFSNKRPAPVGQGSTDPKLGTKKHPPAKKQTATANLYQDTSVERLIREVTNEKFWHHPEESELQCVPGRFESVEEYVRVFEPLLFEECRAQLYSTWEELTETGSRDTHVMVRIRNIERRERGWYDVIVLPVNECKWSFKEGDVAVLSTPRPGSVRGKRNHSLAAEDDEEAEVSGRVAGTVRRHFPVDARDPPGAILHFYVGDSYDPSSSMDDDDHILRKLQPKGIWYLTMLGSLATTQREYVALHAFCRLNSQMQTAILKPSPEHFPKYEHQTPTMPECFTQNFIDHLHRTFNGPQLAAIQWAAIHTAAGTSSGMTKSPWPFTLVQGPPGTGKTHTVWGMLNVIHLVQYQHYYNSLLKKLAPESYKQPNESNSDNVSMGSIDEVLQNMDQNLLRTLPKLCPKPRMLVCAPSNAATDELLTRVLDRGFIDGEMKVYRPDVARVGVDSQTRAAQAVSVERRTEQLLVKSREEVIGWMHNLKGREAVLSQQIANLQRELNAAAFAVRSQGSVGVDPDVLMARDQNRDTLLQNLAAAVENRDKVLVEMSRFHILEGRFRPGSNFNLEEARASLEASFANEAEIVFTTVSSSGRKLFSRLTHGFDMVVIDEAAQASEVGVLPPLSLGAARCVLVGDPQQLPATVISKAAGTLMYSRSLFERFQQAGCPAMLLSVQYRMHPHIRDFPSRHFYQGRLTDSESVINLPDEVYYKDPVLRPYVFFDVIHGRESHRGGSVSYQNVDEAKFGVCLYEHLQKTLKSMGLGKVTVGIITPYKLQLKCLQHEFRNVLNSEEGKDLYINTVDAFQGQERDVIIMSCVRASNHGVGFVADIRRMNVALTRARRALWVMGNAGALTQSDDWAALIADSKARNCYMDMDSLPKEFSVALAAKAPGYGPLQGKIPHNARGLRSAGQRHRSFDMNMESRSGTPSEDDEKVSRNGNYRPFKPPLENSLDDFDQSGEKYRDAWQHGIQKKQSSGGVMTKREF